Below is a genomic region from Candidatus Baltobacteraceae bacterium.
CCCAACCGGGGCCTCGAAGGGCCGTAGTACCCTTGGGGTCCCACGCCGCAGCGTCGGCGTGGGGGCGCGCAGTTCGGGTTTTTCCGCGAAGTGGAAAAAGTCGAACGAAGCGCCGGAGCAACGCGCAACGTGCGTTGCGATCTTTAAAGGGGGTGACGTCGAAAGTGGCACGTAAGAAAGCCGGCGGCGCGGTTGCGGAAGCGCAGCCCACGCTGACGCTGGACGAGCTGAAGAAGAAGCTGATCGCGCGCGGAAAGCAGCGCGGGTCGCTGACATACGAAGAGATCAATTCGGCGTTCGATGCGCTCGACGACGTCAACCCTGACGAAATCGACGGCCTCTTCGAAGAGATCACGGGCGCCGGTATCGAGATCATCGACGACCAAAAGGACGAGAAGCCCGAGGGTGAGCCTGAGGAAGAGCAAGAGGAACCGATCCCCGATGGGCTCTCGCTCGACGATCCGGTCCGGATGTATCTCAAAGAGATCGGTCGCGTGCCCTTGCTCTCCATGGAGCAAGAAAAATCGCTCGCGATGCGGATCGAAGCGGGCGAATTGGAATTGCAGCGCAACGGGACGGCCGACTCGCGCATCGTCACCGACGGCGAGGAGGCCAAACGCCAGCTGACCGAGGCCAACCTGCGTCTGGTCGTTTCGATCGCCAAGAAGTACGTCGGGCGCGGTATGCTCTTCCTCGATTTGATTCAGGAAGGCAATCTCGGTTTGATTCGGGCGGTCGAGAAGTTCGACTATCGCAAAGGCTACAAGTTCTCGACCTACGCGACGTGGTGGATCCGCCAGGCGATCACCCGCGCACTCGCCGATCAAGCTCGCACGATCCGTATTCCCGTACACATGGTCGAGACGATCAACCGCCTGATCAAAGTCTCGCGCCAGCTTCTCCAAGAACTCGGCCGTGAACCCTCGGTCGAAGAGATCGCCGAAGCGATGGCGCTGACGCCCGAGAAAGTGCGCGAGGTCATGAAGATCTCGCAGGAACCGATCTCGCTCGAAACGCCGATCGGCGAAGAAGAAGACTCACACCTGGGCGACTTCATCGAGGACCAGGAAGCGGTCGCGCCCGCCGAGGCTGCGTCGGTCATGCTTCTCAAAGAGAAGATGCAAGACGTGCTGCAAAACCTGACCGAGCGCGAGCGCAAAGTGCTGGTATTACGCTTCGGCCTCGAAGACGGTCATCAGCGCACGCTGGAAGAAGTCGGTCAAGAATTCGGCGTCACCCGCGAACGCATCCGCCAGATCGAAGCGAAGGCGCTCCGCAAACTCCGCCATCCTTCGCGCGGAAAAGCTCTCAAAGACTACTGGAGCAACGAATAAAATTCGGACATATCGGGCCCATGTTGTCGTCGGCTCGGTCCTCGATTACCATGTGTAAACTTCGGACCTCGCCTCCTAAACCTGGACCCAATCTGCCCGAATTTGGCTAGTCCATGCTTTGGGCGTTTGCGCTGGGATGCACGAGCGGATTCTTATCCGCGAAGGCGCCGTTGGGATTGGGCATCACCCAAACCTCGAGATCCCAGATGTTCGGGAAGAGAAAGACCGCTTTTACGGCGTTGACGTTTTTTGCCAGGCCCATCTTCACCAGCGTCGCAGCTTGCGGATCGTTGATATTGCCGCCGGCCGCCTCGAACTTCTTGACCGACGTGGAATGCCCGTAGGCCATCATGCCGCTCTGGTTGAGCACGTAATGAACGTGCGCGCCGAATTGAATCCAGCGGCTCGGGGCGACGCCCCAGAGTTTCGGCGGATTTCCGGCTGAGTACGGCTGTGAGAAGTCGGCTCCGAGCAGCTTGCCGTTGACGCCGTACCAGAGTTGGCTCGGGTGCTGGGGGTCGTTCGAGGTCCATCGCAGGTTGACGTAACTGATCGCCCCGGTGTCGTCCTCGTTGGTATAGCGGAAATAGCCGGCCTTCTCGGCATCGGCGATGGTTGGGAAACGCGCGTTCAGATCTTTTTGGATGCTCGCGACGAAGGCGATCTCGGCGCCGTGGGGTTTGGGAGATAACGCGGCTGCGCCGAGCGCGACGCCGGTGGCGAGCGCGGCCAGCGCGGCCAGCGCGGTGAAATATCGAAAAATCACGTGCGGCTCCTTTGGATTAGACGGGGGGCGTCGGTAGAACCGGGTTTGGTGTGAGTGCCGAGACCGGCGACGGTAATCCCGACGACATCGTCGGCCTCCCGGGCGTCAGCGACGGTACCGGCAGCGGCGGTTTGTAGTTATCCGGCGGTGAGGCCATCGGCATGGCTTTGAAAGACGAGATCGGCGTCTCGGCGTCCAGAATCAACGGCGCCGGCGTTTCGACCGCGACCGTGCCGCCGCTCTCGAGCAGGACGGTCGCATCGGTAACGGCTTTGATGCGCGCGCCGGGTTCGAGCACGAAGTTGCGGCCCTTGCGAAAAACGTGAAGCAGCAGCGTTGGTGCGAAGATGTCGCCGACCGTGTTCTCCACGTCCGCCGTCGACTCGTGACCGGCGGAAACGTGGACGCTCAGATGCGACGCCGGTGCGTGCAGCGGGATCAGGCTCCCGTCGGGAAGCGCGAGCGGGCGAAAATAGATGTCGACATAGCCGTAGATATCGGGATTCGAAGCCGGTGACGCGTCGGCGATCTTGATCTGCACCGGCGAGCCGGCCGGCAAGACGGTCACGCCTTCGAGCACGAGCGCGCGCTCGAGATGCGCCTGCACGATTTCGCCCGCCTTCGACTTCGACGACGAGATCGTGCCGTCGAGCACGAACGTGAGCGACGAACCGAACGGCAAAACATTCGGCGCTGCTTTGAGCGTCGGGATCGGTGAGGCACTGACCGGCGCCTGCGGCGTTTGGAGTGGAAAAGCGCTTACGCGGATCGGTGAAAACGGAGCAACTGCGGCGAGCATCACGCTCGCCGCGATCAATGTCAGGAAACTAACTTGCGCGCTTTTCGCGCTCCGCTTCTTGCGCAGCGGCTGCGCGCTTCCCCTCTTCGATGAGTTGCTTGACTTTCTGGCCACCTTTTTGTCCGATTCGTTCGTAGAAGTCTGGGCCGTAGCGGTCGCGCGTGGCTTCGCCACCTTTCTTTCCACCCTTCTTACCGATCTGCTCGTAGAACTCGTGACCGTGAGCTTGCTTGGTGGCCAGCCCGCCTTTACGTCCGATCTGTTCGTAGAACTCCGGTCCGTACTTTTTCTTGACGGTTTCGCCGCCTTTTTGGCCTGCTTCGCGGACGGACATGCCGCTGGTCTTCTTACCGCTGTCGGGGGTTGCCATGCTTGCTCTCTTTTCCACCTGTGGGCAGCCGTCCAAAGGGACGGCTATCATCGTGCATATACTAGAACGCAGGTTCGGTGCTATTGGTTTGGGGGACGGATGCGAGAATCGAGATCTTGGTTGGTTCGGCCGCTGCTTGTGGCCGCCGCCCTATTGGTGGGTGCGGTCTCTGCCGGCGACCGGTCGGAAATCCTCACGCTCGAATCCCACCGTTCGCTCGGCGGCGGCCGGTTGGCCGCGCTCCTCGCTTCGCCCGATGCCGCGACGGCAGCACGTGCTGCGCTCGCGATCGGGAGAACCAAGCAACCGGATGGCGTCTTGCTACTCGAACGTCACCTCCACGATCCGCGTGCTGCCGTCCGAGCCTTCAGCATATACGGCTTAGGTTTGATTGGGCTGGGAAGCGACGCGCCGGCCGTTACCGCGGCGGTCCGAGGCGACCGCAACGGGGCAGTGAAAATCGCCGCCATCGACGCCCTTGGCCGCTACGAGGAGGCGCGCAAACTGCCCGCCGGCGCCGAGGCGACGGCGGTGCGCCAGCTGGTTTCAGCGATGGCTGAGCGACGCTTCTCACCGGTCGTTCGCGGGCGCGCCGCGATTGCGCTCGGGCTCTTTGCCGGCTCGCCGGCGGGCCGGCACATCGCGGCTGCCCTGGCGACGGCCTACGGGCAAGAACGCGATGCGGGAGTCCGGGAGCGGATCATGTGGACGATCTTCCGTGACTACGCCGCCGGGGTGCCTTTGGCGACCCTTCGCGCCGGTCTGCGCGATCCGGACGAGGTCGTACGGATCGAGGCCGTCCGGGCCTACGGGCATCTCACCGGCCCGGCGCGCGCAGCGGAGCTGCAGCCGCTGCTAAACGATCGATCCTGGCGCGTCCAGGAGCAGACCGCCGAGTCGATCCGTCTGCTGCGCGGCGGAACGCTGACCCAGCACTGGACCGCGATTCCGGCGTTTGTCCACGTTCCGCCCGTCCGCCCCGATCCGTACGCGGCGCTGCCGGCGCTGCCGCGCCACCCGGTCGCCCCGGGCGCTCCGCGGCCGGCCGACGTCCCGACGGCGCCCTCGCTGCTGCCGCAAACCGCAGCCGAAATGACCGCTCCGGCGCACGGCGAGCATCCGCGTCTGCGTATCGTGACGAGCGAAGGCGACATTTACGTCGTGCTCTATCCGGAGTGGGCGCCGTTGACCGTGACCAATTTTCTCAATCTGATGAACCGCGGCTTCTTCGACAACAACCAGTGGTTCAGAATCGTGCCCGATTTCGTCGTGCAGACCGGCGAGCAGGACGCCAAGAACGCGCCCGGACCCGGCTACTCGATTCCGGCCGAAGAAAATCCGCTGGAACAGAACGGTTACGTGATCTCCATGGGCCTGAACTACGACGAGAAAACGAACACGCCGATTCGGGACTCGGCCGGCAGCGAGTACTACATCACGCTCTCCCCACAGTACCATCTCGACAACGCCTTCACGGTCTTCGGCGCGGTGTGCGGCGGCTTCGACGTACTCGGCCGGCTCACCGAATCCGACAAGGTCATCCGCATCGAGCGAATCGCCGACGTCGATCTCTAGCACGACGTCGATCTCTAGCACTTAGAACGCGCGCTGCGAATCGAGTAGGATCGTCACCGGCCCGTCGTTGACCAGTTCGACCTGCATGTCGGCGCCGAATTCGCCGTACTCGACGTGCAGGCCCAACCGCTCCAACTCGCGTCCGGTGCGTTCGTAGAGTTCACTTGCCAGCGGCTCCTTCGCCGCGGCGATGAACGAAGGGCGCCGTCCCTTGCGCGCATCGCCGTGCAGCGTGAATTGTGAAACGAGCAGAATCGAGCCGCCGGTCTCGAGCACGCTGCGATTCATCAGTCCGCCCTCGTCGGGAAAGATGCGTAAATTCGCGATCTTCTCAGCCATGTACCGCGCGTCGTCGTCGCCGTCCGGAGCGGCGACGCCGAGCAGCACGAGGAGCCCGGCTCCGATACTTCCGATCGTTCGGTCCTCCACGCGAACGCTTGCGCGCAAAACGCGCTGCACCACGGCGCGCACGTTACTTTGCGAACATCGACGAGAGCGCGAAGAGCGCGTTCTCGCGCCGCTCCATCACGCGGCGGTAGAAATATCCGGCCCAATGCGTTCCGAACGGAACGTAGACGCGCACGCGGTAACCTTGCGCCACCAGTTCGCGCTGAAGCTGCGGGCGGCAGCCGTAGAGCATCTGAAATTCGAAACGATCGCTCGCGATGGCGCGTTCGCGCGTGAACGCGCGAACCTCGTCGATGAGCGAGCGGTCGTGAGTGGCGATCGCGGGGTAGTTTCCGCGCTCGAGCAGCTCGTGCGCCAGTTGGAGGTAGGCAACGCGAATCGCCGGCATCTCCTTGATCGCAAGCTCCGGCGGTTCGTCGTAGGCCCCTTTGCACAAGCGTACGCGCGCGCCGATTGCGATCGCGCGCGCAACGTCCGCAGGCGTTCGCCGCAGATAGGCCTGCAGCACGATGCCGACGTTCGTATCCTTGGCGTAGGCCGACTCGAAGAGATCGAGCGTGGCCGCAGTGACCGCCGAGCCCTCCATGTCGATGCGAACGAACGGGTCGGCGTTGCGCTGCGCATCGTGCAGGATGCGCGTGAGGTTTTCGAGCGCGAACCGTCGATCGATCAACAGCCCCATGGCGGTCATCTTAACCGAAACGTTGCTTTGCACGCCGCTCTCGCGGATGCGGTCGAGCACGGCGAGGTAGGTATCCCGTGTCTTGAGGGCGGCATCGCGTTCGAGCACGTCCTCACCGAGGAAGTCGAGTGTTGCGGTCATGCCGGCGCTATTGAGCTCGCGGACCGCAGCGATCGCCGAATCGATGGTTTCGCCCGCCACAAAGCGCTTGGCGAGGAAGAAGAAGTTCTTTTGGAAACCCGAGTTGGGAGCGAGAAGTCGATCGATAAGGGCCATTTCGGGCACTAGACTACGACGCGGGTTCCCAAAACCCGGCGCCGGGCCCGAATGGGTGAGGTTTGCGGAGGGAGCGGCGCAGGGCAGCTGAAGGTTCCAGGCGGGATGTGCGACCACCGCGGCGGCCGGACCGTCATTATGGAAAATTTACCAAAGCCTCACGCGGCCATCCGAGGCGTGAAAGTGGCATACACGAATGGCTGAAGAGATGGTTCAGCGCAATTGGCGGGTATTGATCGCCGACGATGACCCGGCTATCTGCACGCTGATCGATACGGTCTTGCGCAAGGGCCCATATGAGATGATCATGTGCAACGATGCCGAAAGCGCGCTCGTTGCGGTCGACCGGCAGGGGCCATTCGACATCATCATCTGCGATTTCATGCTGCCCGGAATCTCGGGCATCGATCTGGTCGAACGCCTGCGCGCAAAAGACGGCACGCGCGGCGTCCCGATTCTGATGATCTCCGGTCACACCAACTACGCGATGGATGGCCGCGCCAAGAACGCCGGCGCCAATCTCTTCCTGAATAAGCCCTTCACGATCTCGCAACTGCGCGCAGCGGTGACTCATCTGCTCTCGCAATCGGTCAAACGCGACTCGTATTCAGGCGCGCCCTTCTTCTGATCAAGGTTTTCCTCGTAGCGTTTTCGCTGGCGCTCGACGTCTTCGCGGTGAGCGTCGGCGTCGGTGTGCGCGGCGCCTCGACTGCGGCAAAGATCCGTATCGGCGCCGCGTTCGCGAGCGCGGAAATTGCGATGAACTGTATCGGCGCCGGGCTCGGCCTGGCGGTTGGGCGCGTGATCGGCGACGGTGCCGCATACCTCGGCTACGTTGCGCTGGTCGCGGTCGGCGTCTACATGACGATCGAGGCGCGGCGCAATCTGGGCGATCGCCCTGCGCTCGAATTGGACAGCGGCTGGGGGCTTCTGCTCGCCTCGCTCGGTATCAGTCTCGACTCACTCGGCATCGGGTTCTCGATCCTCTACATCGGCGTGCCCTTGGTCGTGGCGCTCGTCACGATCGGCGTCGTTTCCGTCCTTGCCACGACGCTCGGGTTGAGCCTCGGCCGCGCGCTCGGCACGCGCGTGGAAGACGCTGCCGAGACACTCGGCGGCGTTTTGCTTGCACTGACCGGGGCCGCATTCATCGCGCTCAAGGCACTGCACGCCGGCTAGCGAAACGCGCGGCTATGCACGCGCGCGTCGGCGAATCGATTTTGCAGCTCTGGCGGGCCAGCGGCGCGCGGTCGCTGTTCGTGGCCGGCACGGCTAAGAACGTCGGTAAGACCGTCGCGCTGCGCGCCGTCTACCGGGCGTGCACGGCGACGGGATCCTTCCCCGGAATCGCCTCGATCGGCCGCGACGGCGAAGCCGTCGACGCCGTTGATGCGATCGCAAAGCCGCGACTCTGGCTCGAACCGCAAACGGTGATCGCCACCGCGCGCGACGTCTTACCCGCGTCTCCCGCGAGCGAACTGCTCGCACTCTCCTCCATCACGACGGCGGCCGGCGTGCTCGTCTTTGCTCGCGTACGCTGCGGCGCGCACTACGAGCTGATCGGACCACCGAACGCATCGGCGGTCCGCGCCGTCGTGGATCGGCTCGTCGACTACGCCGGGATCGCGATCGTCGACGGCGCGGTCGATCGCGTCGCCGCGCTGGCCGGTGGTGATGACGCGATCGTGGTGGCGTGCGGCGCCGCAGGTGCGGCAACGATCGGCGAGATCGTCGACGACGTGCGTGCGCTCGTTGTGCGCTTGCAGACGCCGCGCTACGACGGTCGCGGCGAAGCGCTCGCGATCGAGGGCGCGCTTACGCCTGCGCGCGTGGCGCAACTGATCCATGCCCGCGAGCAGCGCGCGATCGTGGTCCGCGATCCAACGCAGATCGTGCTCCGCGGAAAGGCCGTGCTCCACGCCTTCGAGCGGCTGCGGATCCGCTGCGAACGCCCTCTGCGCGTCATTGCTGCGACGGTCGCCTCGATCGGCGGCGACCGCTCCTTCAGCCCGCGCGCTCTGGCCGAAGGCGTCGCGCGCGCGACCGGGCTTCCGACATTCGATGTGTATGCGGCGGAGCGCGCCGCATGAGGCCGGGCCGGCTGGTCGATGCCCCGACCGCTGCGGCGATCGGCTTTGGTTGGCTTCGTGAAGCGCTCAAACCGCGCAGCTCGTACGGTGAAGCCGCCTTCGGTGATCTTTTGCCGTTCGCGCCGCATCGAGCGGCGCAGGCCCGCGCGCGTGCCGCGCGAATCGAACGAATCGCTGCCGCTCTCGACTCCGAGCAACTGGATGAGGCGCGCGAGGTCGCGCGGCACGTTCCCGACGTGACCTCGGCCATCGCGCGCGCTTCGATGGGCGACGTGCTCGAGGACGCGAATTTTTTCGAGTTGCAGCGATTCTTCGAGGCGTGCGAGCGGCTCGATGCGCTCACGGCCGCGTGCAACGATCTTCCCCGGACCGCGAGCACGCCGCTGCGCGAGTGCGCGCGCGTCCTCGAGTCTGGGCGCACCGCCCGTCCCGGTTTCTATCTCGCTGATGCATTCGATGACTCGCTCGCGCAGGTGCGCGCAGCGTTCGTACGCGCGCAAGCGCAATACGAGGCGGCGCGCGGCCGGGCAAACGCCGCCGTCGCCGAGGAGCTCGGGCGCGAGATCTCGCCGCCGGAATTCATCGTGATGCGCGCGGATCTCCGCGGGCCGCTGCCGGCGGGTGTGCGCGTCGTTCGCGAGGCGCCGACGTATCTGCTGTGCGAACTCGACGCCGATGAAACCGTGCTCGCGGCGCTGCGCCGGCGCGACGAAACCGCCGCGGAGGTGGCGCGTGCCGAGGGTTCCGTGCGAGCGCGCATCTCGGAGACGATACGCGCACACGTTCCCGCGCTCGACCACGCGATGCAGGCGTTCGGTCAGTGCGACGTGTTGATCGCCGCCGCGCGCTTCACGCGCGCACAGCGCTGCCACGTCGCCGAACTCGCCGATGACGGAGTCTTTTCGTTCGAGGGCGGACGGTTCGTACCGCTCGCGCTGGAACTCCAGACGCAGGGACGCAGGTTCACCGCGATCGACGTACGGCTCGACGGCATCGCCGTGTTGACCGGGCCGAACATGGGCGGGAAGAGCGTCGCGCTGCGGACCTGCGGATTCATCGCGCTCTGTGCGGCCTTCGGCGTGCCGGTTCCGGCCGCGCGTGCTCGCGTTCCGCTCTTCTCCGAAATCGCGTGGCTCGGTATCGGCGGTGACGGCGAATCGAGCGCCGGTGATCTCCTCTCTTCGTTTGCGCGCGAGATCGTGCGGCTGCGCGATTTGCTCGGCCGGCGCGCGGGACCGCGGCTGTTCCTGCTCGATGAGTTTGCCCGCACGACGACGCCGCGCGAAGGTAAGGCGCTGCTGGTCGCGGTGATCGAACGGTTGCGCGAGGAAGATGCGTCGGGATTCGCGGCAACACACCTCGACGGCATCGCCAAGGCGGCAGCGGCGCGGCACTACGCGGTGCGGGGTTTGCGCGGCATCCCCGAACGACCGGCGGGCGACGATCTGGAAGAGGCGCTTGAAACGCTGGCGGCCTCGATGGATTATACGTTGGAAGAGGTCGCAGCCGACGGGGCGCGGGAAGCTGACGCGATCGCGCTGGCCGCACTGCTCGGCATCGATCCCGCGGTCATCGACGCGGCTCATCGCGCGATGGAGTCGGAATGATCGACCTGAAAATGATGGACCTGAGAACGATGGATCTGAGATGAAACAGCGTACCGTCTTCGATGCAATTGCGATCGCCGGTTTGATCGTGCTCTTCACTTTTGCTCTCGACCGCGGATGGCACTGGCACACGTGGCGGATTCCGGTATATACGCTCGCGGTGTACTTGTTCTCGTGGACCCTCGAGCGCTTTCCGGAGCGCAGTTGGGTGCATCAGTCGATCGTCTTCATCCGGGTGGCGGTCGTGCTAGCCGCGTGCTGGGCGGAGTTCCACTTGCCGCGCTGAACCTTGCTCGGATGCAGCCGCTGATCATAACCTGCGCTCCGGTCGGCGCCGAAGTCACGCTCGATCAAACGCCGCACTTGCCGCACACGCCGGCCAAGCTCGCGGAGACGGCGCGCGCGATCCGCGCCGCGGGCGCGTCGATCGTTCACGTGCATTGCCGGAACGACGACGGCACGAACACGCACGAACTCGCGCGATTCAAGCAAGCCTACGACGCGATCCGCGGCGCGAGCGACCTCATCGTCCAATTTTCCACCGGCGGCGCGATCGGGATGACACCCGAAGAGCGGGCGAGCGTGCTCCAGCTGCGTCCCGAAATGGCGACGCTGACCTGCGGCACGGTGAATTTCGGCGACGACGTCTTCGAAAACAGCTTTCCGATCATGCGCGGCATCCTTGCGAAGATGCGCCAGTACGCCGTTCGCCCGGAACTCGAGATCTTCGATAAGGGACACATCGCCAACGCGCGCCGTCTGGCCAAGGAAGGTCTGCTGAATTTCCCGCAACACGTCGACTTCGTGCTGGGGGTGCCCGGCGGGCTCGAGGCGACGGTCCAGAATCTCTGCGACCTGGTCGATAACCTTCCGCTGGGCTGCACGTGGTCGGTTGCCGGAATCGGACGCGCACAAGTATCGATGGCGTTGGCGGCGATCGCGATGGGCGGCCACGTGCGCGTGGGCCTGGAAGATAACCTGTATTACAGTCGCGGGCGCTTGGCGCGCAATGAGGAACTGGTGGCGCGCGTGGCTCGTATCGCCGAGGAGGCCGGACGGCCGATCGCCGCCCCCGACGAGGCGCGCGAGATCCTCGGCCTGCAGAAGTTAGCCGCAGCTTAAGAGCGGATGAAGGTGCGCGGGGCCGGGGCTCTTAACTAGCCGCCGTTCGTGTTTACCTATGTCCTGCGCCGGACGCTCGCGGCCATCCCGCTGTTGCTCCTGATCTCGATCATTCTGTTCGTGATCTTGAATAACGCTCCAGGCGGCCCGCTTGCGCCGTATCTGCAGAACCCGCACATCACGCCGGCCGACATCGAACGGCTCAAGCACAATCTCGGACTCGACAAGCCGATCTGGTATCGCTACCTGGCCTGGCTCGGACAGATTTTCCACGGCGACTTCGGGTATTCGACCAGCAATTCCGAGCCGGTTCTACAAGCGATCGGTCAGCGGATCGGTGCGACGATCGAACTCATGGGCGTCTCGTTCGTCGTCGCGCTGGGCATCGGGCTTTCGGCCGGTATGTTTTCCGCGGTGCGTCCGTACTCGTTTGCCGATTATTTCATCACGACGCTGGCGTTCTTCGGCCAGTCGATGCCGGTCTTCTGGTTCGCCCTGATGCTGCAACTGCTCTTCGCGGTGCATGGCATTCCGCTTCCCGGGGGATACGAGATCGTCTTGCCGTCGGCAGGGCGATGCAGTACCGACACGTGCACGTTCGGTGACGCGATCGAACATCTCGTGCTCCCGGTCATCGTGCTCGCGCTGCTCAATCTTGCGTTGTACAGCCGCTTCATGCGCTCTTCGCTGCTCGAAGTGACCAAGACCGACTACATGCGCACGGCCGCGGCCAAGGGACTTGGCCCGGGCACGATTCTGTTCAAGCACGGCCTGAAGAATGCGCTCATTCCGGTCGTCACGATCGTCGCGCTCTCGTTTCCCGGCGTTTTGGGCGGCGCAATCGTGACCGAGCAGATCTTTGCCTGGCCCGGCGCCGGCCGCATGTTCTATGCCGCGCTGCAGCAGAGCGACATCGCGCTGATGATGGGCTATCTGCTGATCATCGCGGTGGCCGTCGTCTTCTCCAACCTGATCGCCGACCTACTCTACGCATGGCTCGATCCGCGCGTGAGATACGACTAAACCGATGGCATCGACGCTTCCGGCAAGCGCGCACCCATTCGACGACGACGACGCCGTCTATTCGAAGGTCACGTTTTGGACCCGTCTGCGCCGTCACCGTCTCGCGGTCGCCGGCATCGTTGTGCTTTCGATCATCGTGTTATGCGCGGTTCTGGCGCCGCTGCTCGCACCGTTCGACCCCAACGCGATCGACAACGTGCACTGGCAGGGAACGCCGCTGCCGCCGTGTTTCCAGGATCATATCTTGTGCGGCGGACATCCGCTCGGCACGGACGAGGTCGGCCGCGATCTGCTCTCGCGCCTGCTCTACGGCGCGCGCATCTCACTGACGATCGGCATCTTCACCGTCCTCTTCGAATTGCTCATCGGCGTGACGCTCGGCTCGCTCTCGGGCTACTACGGCGGCTGGGTCGATTGGCTGATCATGCGCATCACCGACGTGTTCCTCTCGATCCCGCTCCTGCCGCTATTGCTGGTACTGACCGCGATCGTGGCCGCGAGCTCGAACAAGGCCGCGCTCAGTTTTTGGGTGATCGTGCTGATCATCGGGGCGCTTTCGTGGCCGACGGTGGCGCGCTTGGTGCGCGCCTCGTTTCTCGTACTGCGCGAACGCGAGTTCACCGAGGCGGCGCGGGCCGTCGGCAACGGCGACTTGCGAATCATCTTCCGGCACCTCTTGCCCAACGCCGTCGCCCCGATCGTGGTGCAGGCCACGCTCGACGTGGCCAACGTCATCGTGCTCGAATCCACGCTCTCGTTCTTGGGCTTCGGCATCCAGCCGCCGACCGCGTCGTGGGGTAACATGCTCTCGGACGCGCAGGCCAACCTCCAAATCGCATGGTGGGCGGCGGTCTTCCCCGGCTTGTGCATCCTCTTCACCGTGCTCTCGATCAACTACATCGGCGATGGCCTGCGCGACGCCCTTGACCCGAACATGAAGTAGGCTATAAACTAGCGCAGTTGTCCAAAAAGAACCCTCATGCGCGCAAGTGGCGGAATTGGTAGACGCACTAGCTTGAGGGGCTAGCGGGAGCAATCTCGTGCTGGTTCGAGTCCAGTCTTGCGCACCAAAACCAAAGGGCCCTGAAATGGGCCCTTTGGTTTTGGTGCGCAAGACTACGGACTCGAACGCGAAGCGACTTCGAGTCACGCGCAGGACGCGCGTAGAGGTCCCGAGGGCAGGATGCCCGGCCGCGCGTTAGCGCGGCGGGACCCTTCAGTCTTGCGCACCAATTCAACAGCGATGATTCAGGATTGGAGCGTGGTGGCCCAGATTGCGGCCGGCGCGAGCGCGACCTTGTTGGGCCTGCTCTTTGTGGCCGTCCAACTAAACCGCGAGTGGATCGTAAAACACGCCGCGCTGCGAGGGCGAACGATTCAGACCCTTCTGATCTTCATGCTTCCGCTGATCGCGTCGGTTGTGCTTGCCATCCCGCATCAGTCGGTTCGCGTGTTGGGCGCGGAACTCGTGGTCATTGACTGCTTGTATGGGACGGGGCTTGTTGTCGTGAGCCGTATGAACAAAGCGATCACGCCACTCGACCGGTTGCGCAACATCGGTCCACCGGGCCTGCTGACCACGCTGGTCACGCTCATCTCGGGCGCAACGCTCGTATGTGGTCAATCGAGCGGACTTTATTGGCTCGTGGCGGCCATTGTTCTAGCGCTCATCGGCGGCGTTGGCGACGCCTGGATGCTTCTTATGGGTGACGTCGTCGGAGACGGCGGGAGGCCGCGTTACTAGC
It encodes:
- a CDS encoding ABC transporter permease, which encodes MFTYVLRRTLAAIPLLLLISIILFVILNNAPGGPLAPYLQNPHITPADIERLKHNLGLDKPIWYRYLAWLGQIFHGDFGYSTSNSEPVLQAIGQRIGATIELMGVSFVVALGIGLSAGMFSAVRPYSFADYFITTLAFFGQSMPVFWFALMLQLLFAVHGIPLPGGYEIVLPSAGRCSTDTCTFGDAIEHLVLPVIVLALLNLALYSRFMRSSLLEVTKTDYMRTAAAKGLGPGTILFKHGLKNALIPVVTIVALSFPGVLGGAIVTEQIFAWPGAGRMFYAALQQSDIALMMGYLLIIAVAVVFSNLIADLLYAWLDPRVRYD
- the opp4C gene encoding oligopeptide ABC transporter permease, giving the protein MASTLPASAHPFDDDDAVYSKVTFWTRLRRHRLAVAGIVVLSIIVLCAVLAPLLAPFDPNAIDNVHWQGTPLPPCFQDHILCGGHPLGTDEVGRDLLSRLLYGARISLTIGIFTVLFELLIGVTLGSLSGYYGGWVDWLIMRITDVFLSIPLLPLLLVLTAIVAASSNKAALSFWVIVLIIGALSWPTVARLVRASFLVLREREFTEAARAVGNGDLRIIFRHLLPNAVAPIVVQATLDVANVIVLESTLSFLGFGIQPPTASWGNMLSDAQANLQIAWWAAVFPGLCILFTVLSINYIGDGLRDALDPNMK